A region from the Pirellulales bacterium genome encodes:
- a CDS encoding universal stress protein encodes MHAQKILFPTDFSTLSDAALKHATALARDMGAKLIIVHVEEPPAAYGTGEMYYGIPDPDMPALTKMLEAVVPGDPKVPYEHRMITGDPAAEIVALAEQEKVELIVLGSHGRTGLGRLLMGSVAEAVVRRAPCAVFTFKENKPAPE; translated from the coding sequence ATGCACGCTCAGAAGATTCTATTTCCTACCGACTTTTCGACTCTCAGCGATGCCGCGCTGAAACACGCCACGGCCTTGGCGCGCGACATGGGGGCCAAGCTGATCATCGTCCACGTCGAGGAGCCGCCGGCCGCTTATGGCACGGGCGAAATGTATTACGGCATTCCCGATCCTGACATGCCGGCGCTGACCAAAATGCTCGAAGCGGTCGTGCCCGGCGATCCTAAGGTGCCCTACGAGCATCGCATGATCACGGGGGATCCGGCCGCCGAGATCGTGGCATTGGCCGAGCAGGAAAAGGTCGAGCTCATCGTGCTGGGCTCGCACGGGCGCACAGGTTTGGGGCGACTGTTGATGGGGAGCGTGGCCGAGGCCGTCGTGCGGCGGGCTCCGTGCGCCGTGTTCACGTTCAAGGAAAACAAGCCGGCGCCGGAATAG